A segment of the Dunckerocampus dactyliophorus isolate RoL2022-P2 chromosome 19, RoL_Ddac_1.1, whole genome shotgun sequence genome:
TGCCAAGCTCTTCATCGTAAATGTCACTCACGTCGTCATCATTCCAGTTGCCCAGATTATTTGCAATATTGTTGGTCGTGGTCCTACTGTCACTTTTTCTCTCAGAATTCATGTGGCTGGAGTTTGCCTTTTTTGGATCATCAACTCTGGTTCTTTGAGGGAGTTTTGCCTTAAAGCCTCCCATTGACAGTCTTGACATCAGCTCTTTCGTCTTAAGTTTAAAAGGAGTTTCCACAGTTGCATATTCTTGTGGAAGATCTTGCGCTTCAGCCGCAGTATTTCCTAAATCTACAACATCTGGCACTACTGCAGGGGGCAAATCATTCTCGTCTTTTGGGCTTTTGTCGGTGCCAGGGTCCGAACAAGGCGTAGGTGCTATGCAGCTGTCCACAGCTGGAGTCTCAGGAGTCGTGTTTACCATGCAGCTCAAACgcctcacttttttttggagATCAGCTAAACTTATTCGTCTAGACTTCCTTGAAGGACTATCATGGTCATCAGCAATGGGTGAATGTAACTTTGTCAACAGCGGGCTGGTTTCATTTCTTAATTCATTTTCTTTTCTAATCTTTGTTTCTTTTGAGTCTACATGGTCCGGAACATTTGAGATTTCCATTCCATCTTGTTTGCTTAGTCCTGACTCTTGATTGGATTGAGATGAAGTTGCCTTTCTGGTCTCTTGAAGACAAGCATCTGGGTCTCGTGTTGATGACCGAGAGTGAGGGGGCTCATCTGAGAATTTTTCTACTACAattaagcctgtttgaacttcagtCAGGTTCATGCCAACATCAGTCTCTGCTCCTTCTAATGCGCCCTGCAAGTTTGTGATTTCATTCACACCACTATCCAAAAGAGCTTGAACTTCACTTTCATTATCCATGCATGGTGTTTTTGGCTGGGCTGGGATGAAGTGGTCTGTATCACCAGTTTCTTGAAAGGATGACTCTGCTGAAGGTTCCTCTCTGGTGATCATGGGATTAGCCCAGGAGAAACCTGTCTTTTTAAATCCTGTATTGAAACCGAGTACTGATAAAGATTTATTTCTTGGCAGAATAGTCATCTCTTCTCTCTTCTGGGTAGGAGGAGCTTcgtttaaaaatgaattaccagcaatgtttacagtatgtcttcgtTGACTATCCAATGCAGCATCATCGGCAGGGAACCTcaaggttttctctccaactgGTAATATATCCACATTTGTTATGGTGTGTGGCTCAAAAGGAGTATCAGTGTTTACAGCGTGGCTTTGTGTCTCATCCATAGCTGCATCATCTGCAGAAAACCTCATGATTTTCTCTCCTCCAGCAGGTACACAGTCCACATTTTGTGCTCCTGATTTCAAAGGGGTATCAATGTCTACGGTGTGGCTTCGAATCACATCCATAGCTGCATCATCTGCAGTAAACTTAACTGTTCTCACTCCTCCAGCAGGTACAAAGTTAACATCATGGTGTGCTCCTGGCTCCAAATGACTAGCAATTTTCGCAGCGTGGCCCTGTGTCACATTCACATCTGCATCATTTGCAGAAAACCGCAAGGTTTTCTCTCCTCCAGTCAGTAAAACATCCACATTTTGTTTGGTCCTTGGTTCAAAATGAGTATCAATGTTTACAGTGTGGCTTCGTGTTACATCCATAGCTGCATCAGTTGCAGAAAACCGCAAGGTTTTCTCTCCTCCAACAGGTACACAGTTAACATGGTCTATTTCTGCCTCGAAATGACTAGCGATTTTTGAAGCGTGGCCCTGTGTCACATTCACATCTACATTACTTGCAGAAACCCGCAAGGTTCTCTCCCCTCTAGTTGGTAAAGAATAACAATTTTGTTTGGTCTCTGGTTCAAAATGAGTATCAATGTTTGCAGTGTGGCTTCGTGTCACATCCATCGCTGCATCATCTGCAGAAAACCTCATGGTTTTATCTCCTCCAACAGGTACACAGTCCACAATTTGTGCTCCTGGTTTAAAATGAGTATCAATGTCTACGGTGTGGCTTCGCGTCACATCCATAGCTGCATCATCTGCAGTAAACCTCATGGTTTTATCTCCTCCAACAGATACACAGTCCACAATTTGTGCTCCTGGTTTAAAATGAGTATCAATGTCTACGGTGTGGCTTCGCGTCACATCCATAGCTGCATCATCTGCAGTAAACCTCACTGTTCTCTCTCCTCCAACAGGTACGAAGTTAACATCATGGTGTGCTCCTGGCTCCAAATGACTACAGATTTTCACAGCGTGGCCCTGTGTCACATTCACATCTGCATCATTTACAGAAACCCGCAAGGTTCTCTCTTCTCCAGTTGGTAAAGAATCCACATTTTGTTTGGACCTTGGTTCAAAATGAGTATCAATGTTTACAGTGTGGCTTCGTGTCACATCCATAGCTGCATCATTTGCAGAAAACCGCAAGGTTTTCTCTCCTCCAGTCGGTAAAACATCCACATTTTGATTGGTCCTTGGTTCAAGATGAGTATCAATGTTTACAGTGTGGCTTCGTGTCACATCCATAGCTGCATCATCTGCAGAAAACCTCATGGTTTTCTCTCCTCCAACAGGTACACAGTGCACATTTTGTGCTCGTGGTTTAAAATGAGTATCAAGGATTACAGTGTGGCTTCGAGTCATATCCATAGCTGCATCATCTGCACTAAACCTCTCCGTTCTCTCGCCTCCAACTGGTAGAATGTCCATATTTGTTTTGGTGTGCGGATCAAAATGAGTATCAATGTTCACGGTGTGGCTTCGTGTCACATCCATAGCTGCATCATCTGCACTAAACTTCACCGTTTTCTCTCCTCCAGCAGGTACAAAATTAACATTATGGTATGCTGCTGGCTCCAAATAAGTAGCAATGTTTGCAGTGTGGCTTTGTGCCACCTTCATAGCGGCATCCTTTTCAAAAATCCCCAAAGTTTTCTCTCCTCTAGCAGATAAAATATCCACATTTGTTTTGGTGTGTGGCTCAAAATGAGTATCAATGCTAACAGTGTGGCTTCGTGTGACATCCATAGCTGCATCATCTGCAGTAAACCTCACAGTTTTCTCTCCTCCAGCATGTAAAAAGTTAGCATTATGAGAGGCTCCAGAATCGACAGGAATCGCGAAGTTTGCAGTGCGACTCCCTGTCATATTCATTGCTGCATCATTTGTAGAAAACCTCAAGGTTTTATCTCCTCTCGTAGACCAAATATCCACATTTGTTTTGATGTGTGGCTCAAAATGAGTATCAATGTTTACAGTGTGGCTTTGTGTCACATCCATTGCAGCATCATCTGCAGTAAACCTGAGTGTTTTCTCTCCTCCAACAGGTACAATGTCAACATTATGGTGTTCTCCCGGCTCCACATGAGTAGCAATGTTCATGGTGTGATTTTGTGTCACATCCATAGTAGCGCCATTTGCACTGAACCTCACCGACCTCTCCTCGTTGGTCGGTAAATTGGCCACATTTTTGTGCGATTGCACTGGCAAAACACAGGCTATGTTCACAGTGTGACTTTGAGTCACATCCATGAGTGCGCTGTCATCGGTGAACCTCAGCGTTTTCTCTCTGCAGTCCCCTTGACTACCACAAGTCATCTGAGAAAGAAATTTTGAGTTAAGACTATACAATCAAAATCAGATTATaccacttctttttaattaTCCGCTTGGCCTATTggaaagacaataaaaaaagcaaaagctgAATTTATACTTTATAATCGTTATTATGCCCATCCTTTCAATCCATTTATTCAGCAGCACAATGCTAAATAAGTGAACTTACCTGACGTCTAAAAGAGGACTCCAATAACATTTCCTTTCCTAAATGTAGAGATGGAGATTTAAGCAAGGGTTTTTACAGGCACCGTTTGTCAAGATCATTTcctttttgtcaaaatttgTCTGTTACCTGTATTGTAAGATGACCGGTGCCTTTCAGTACACAACTGTTGAGTTGAGTTTTGTCCGCCTTGAGGGCGCATTTCTTGTGCAGGTCGGAGATAGTGAAGTGGGTCATTAATCCCTGCAATCTCTATGTGTCCCGTTTGAACTTCTGTCATATCCATGCTCAGATCATCTTGAGGACAGACTGGATCTCCATTAGAGGGTTCCTTGATCAACACAGGGTTAGCGATTCTGGAATATCCTGAATTAACGCTGGTGTCTTTTGGCTTTAAGAGGCTTGCAAAGAATCCAGAGTTTaaattatttgcagatgaagaTAGCCCAACAGTATGTCTGTGTCTCTTTTCCACAGAAGTCACAGTTTTTCTAACATTGTCAAAATCAGGGGGAGCTGACACATCTGTTGGGATTTTAACAGGGTGACTCTGCGTCATGTCCATATAGGCGTCATCTGCAGTGAACCTCACTGTTTTCTCTGTGTGTTCTTCTTCAGCCTTCCCCCTATGGAACCTTTTAGGCACAAAACACAAGATCAATTATTCCACACTGTCTGCTATGTCCTGAAAATAATTACTACAAATTACcatatttacaagaataaaaaaatatatattatttttttaaagacagaaACACAGTCTCTCTTGTTTGAtaactgcttcattgatcactatttatattttagaaaaCCTCACAACTCCTGCTGTTTGCCAACTTGCTCAACCTTTCAGACACTTTTTCCTTGTGGGGTTCGGTGTTGCACCAGCATTTTTCTAGgttactggtgtgtgtgtgtgtgtgtgtgattgacatggagaaaagctctgactctcACGGGGAGAGGTCATTTGGTGCCACGTGTTAGTTTGCATGGATAACTCTCTAAACCCTCAACAGAAGACAACTCATCTTTGTCTGACTCCaattgtcccttgtttattgcgatgaattggttccagacccgagtgCAATTAGTGATTGAATTATATAAATGTactattttcgtagttagtgcatagaaaacctgtttatgactttctaaatacactgTTATCacagctctgtagacatgaaataagacccctatactgtagtcacctttacgctcatattattctttgctcacaacacattgctcaactgtaatgcgtaggctacgggatcactgcagggacacaagagatgacCGACGCTTTAAACATAGGACGATGCCAAGCTAAGTTGTTTGCCTTGAATTTATtgataaacttaagaaaggctttcaaacggagtggggaacaATGACAaactaagaagccaaaaaaacttaccacttacacacggaatggaaggagaacttctttccactcaatcatgtcagacatgccctgGCTGACTACATgtagtgtgaaggtaatctaatgtcatgtctcatcaatgtaacattactgacacctagtgacaagaatactacatataacttgtctttaaatgtttttttgactaataatagtccataaatcaaccacaaaaaagaggccattttatatattaattttCGAAAAACCGAGAGAGAGcgttcaaaccgcgatgtagagagggatgactgtaatacaTTTGATTACGTATATTTGCGTCACTACGGTAGTTAGTGCTACTAATATAACTGAAAAGACAATGTGAGATGAACAGGAAACATACCTGTGTCCTGATGCTGTAAAAAGGTTTGCAGAATTGTTAGAGTGTGCCTTAAAAATTTGACATTATGAGAAAGTTACATTTGTTAATTGAAATAAGAGTACCTTTTGATTTGGACAATCCAGGTGTCGTGCTGGCTTGCTTCTGTGATTCTGGTGACCCTCTGTCAGACCGGGAGTACATTTCTTGTGAGGGAAAAAGACACTGAAAAGGATTGTCGTTATCGTCAGTCAATCCTTTAACAGGCCGGTTGTGTGTCATGTCCATGTTAACGTCATCATCTTGAGAGAGTGCGCAGCCACGGGATGATTCTCTAACATTGCCAGTATTTTTAACTGACGATGGAACGTGATTTTCTTTATCAACATTGACCTTTTGGGTTTTGGTCTGGGAAAGGTTTGTGTCCACCGTGGCATCAGAGAGTTTTACATTCAACCCAGTTGGTTTTGAAAGACCTGAAGGAAAAATGGTCAAAGTCGGATCAAAACTCGACACTGGGAGGCTGAAATCTGTGTTTCTGCAAGATGATGGAAAATCGAACCCTCTAGCCATGTCAACATTATGGCTTAGGCTCATACCCATGGATCCACAATCTTCTGAAGGCATCACTGTACTCTCGCCACTCTGAAATAAGTTGAAATTGTTCTTCTGTGGCGTATCAACAAGATAGTCTACATCGATGTTGATGGTGTGAGACTGGGTCATGTCCATGATTCCATCATCCACGCAATAAATCACTGTTTTCTCTCCAAAGTCAGTGTTGGAGATGACCTGAAGAGAAGTAACATGTAAATGAATGCTTGCTAAATGTGCATATAAAAAAGTATCAGGATATATTATCATCTTGGTGGTCGCGGGGGGGAAAGGGAAATAAAGTCGTGAAGCCAAGCTCACCTTTTCTTTTTGGTCAGAGGCATGTAGAGGTGCACTCAGCAGGGTTTCCATTCCTATATTAGACACAAATATTAATgcaaataatataaatcataGACTGCAGTTGAACAGTACTGCAATGTGTACCCATAATTTGTTGAATCCCATCTTCACTTGACACCTGGAGCCTGTAGTGGGGAAAAAATTAAAGGgatttattttatgattatggataactttaaaaaaaggcaCTTTGTTTTAGTGAATTTTAGATAGAATTTCAAATAGTCATGTTACCTATTTTGTGTGGGCACAGCTgctgaaaaaatacaataagatTAGAAAACCGCTTAATATTTAGTATTTAAATGCAAAGTATTGAAAAAACACTCTACTTGTTGGCATTAGCTCTTGTAATGGACTTCGGCCGGACGAGGTGTTTTTCGCATCCCTTGAAatagggaggggaaaaaaaaatattacaatgaaAAGGTTAGGCTTTTTGAATAAAGTGGATTAAATGAAATGACTGTGGTGTTTTACTTGGGAAAAAGAAGAACATCATTGGCTGGTGCAAAGCTAACTCTTCTGGAATTCCTTTTTTCCACTGGTTTGGCACTTTCAACCTTaatgtatataataaataatagttaCAAAAAGTTTTAAATATCCTGACTATTTTgatgtttaaaatgtataaatctCAAATCGAGAAATGTGTTTACCTGATTTTCCTGTTGCTCTGGATCAGAGAATTTTATTGATTTCCGAGGCGCTTTTAATATCTGAAAATCATACATTGACAGCATGGTTCATGCCAAAGATTGTAGCAATATTTAAAGGATTCTTTCTTCAAAAGTACTTTGGATTACTCACAGAAGAAATGCGTCTCTTGGAGAACCCACTGTTTTcactgtaaacaaacaaaacaaaacaaaaatgtatcacCTGATGTaagctatatatttttttaatattaaacatGACATTTCAAAAGCGCTTTACTTACTCATTCCTGCCAGGGTCCAGGGGCTCCATTTTTAACTAAAACGTGAAAACAGCATTTGTTTTGAGAGAAAGGCGACTTTTTAAAGTTTACTTGTTTAAATTTATTTGTAAGGAGTGTTTGTCAACTTATTTGTAAGGAGCGAAGAAAAGACAAAGCTGTTCCGAGCTATTTGAGACTAGTGTGCATCATAAGCAACAGTAGTTTTGCAATGTATGTA
Coding sequences within it:
- the knl1 gene encoding kinetochore scaffold 1 isoform X4 gives rise to the protein MEPLDPGRNDENSGFSKRRISSILKAPRKSIKFSDPEQQENQVESAKPVEKRNSRRVSFAPANDVLLFPKDAKNTSSGRSPLQELMPTTAVPTQNRLQVSSEDGIQQIMGMETLLSAPLHASDQKEKVISNTDFGEKTVIYCVDDGIMDMTQSHTINIDVDYLVDTPQKNNFNLFQSGESTVMPSEDCGSMGMSLSHNVDMARGFDFPSSCRNTDFSLPVSSFDPTLTIFPSGLSKPTGLNVKLSDATVDTNLSQTKTQKCLFPSQEMYSRSDRGSPESQKQASTTPGLSKSKASGHRFHRGKAEEEHTEKTVRFTADDAYMDMTQSHPVKIPTDVSAPPDFDNVRKTVTSVEKRHRHTVGLSSSANNLNSGFFASLLKPKDTSVNSGYSRIANPVLIKEPSNGDPVCPQDDLSMDMTEVQTGHIEIAGINDPLHYLRPAQEMRPQGGQNSTQQLCTERHRSSYNTGKEMLLESSFRRQMTCGSQGDCREKTLRFTDDSALMDVTQSHTVNIACVLPVQSHKNVANLPTNEERSVRFSANGATMDVTQNHTMNIATHVEPGEHHNVDIVPVGGEKTLRFTADDAAMDVTQSHTVNIDTHFEPHIKTNVDIWSTRGDKTLRFSTNDAAMNMTGSRTANFAIPVDSGASHNANFLHAGGEKTVRFTADDAAMDVTRSHTVSIDTHFEPHTKTNVDILSARGEKTLGIFEKDAAMKVAQSHTANIATYLEPAAYHNVNFVPAGGEKTVKFSADDAAMDVTRSHTVNIDTHFDPHTKTNMDILPVGGERTERFSADDAAMDMTRSHTVILDTHFKPRAQNVHCVPVGGEKTMRFSADDAAMDVTRSHTVNIDTHLEPRTNQNVDVLPTGGEKTLRFSANDAAMDVTRSHTVNIDTHFEPRSKQNVDSLPTGEERTLRVSVNDADVNVTQGHAVKICSHLEPGAHHDVNFVPVGGERTVRFTADDAAMDVTRSHTVDIDTHFKPGAQIVDCVSVGGDKTMRFTADDAAMDVTRSHTVDIDTHFKPGAQIVDCVPVGGDKTMRFSADDAAMDVTRSHTANIDTHFEPETKQNCYSLPTRGERTLRVSASNVDVNVTQGHASKIASHFEAEIDHVNCVPVGGEKTLRFSATDAAMDVTRSHTVNIDTHFEPRTKQNVDVLLTGGEKTLRFSANDADVNVTQGHAAKIASHLEPGAHHDVNFVPAGGVRTVKFTADDAAMDVIRSHTVDIDTPLKSGAQNVDCVPAGGEKIMRFSADDAAMDETQSHAVNTDTPFEPHTITNVDILPVGEKTLRFPADDAALDSQRRHTVNIAGNSFLNEAPPTQKREEMTILPRNKSLSVLGFNTGFKKTGFSWANPMITREEPSAESSFQETGDTDHFIPAQPKTPCMDNESEVQALLDSGVNEITNLQGALEGAETDVGMNLTEVQTGLIVVEKFSDEPPHSRSSTRDPDACLQETRKATSSQSNQESGLSKQDGMEISNVPDHVDSKETKIRKENELRNETSPLLTKLHSPIADDHDSPSRKSRRISLADLQKKVRRLSCMVNTTPETPAVDSCIAPTPCSDPGTDKSPKDENDLPPAVVPDVVDLGNTAAEAQDLPQEYATVETPFKLKTKELMSRLSMGGFKAKLPQRTRVDDPKKANSSHMNSERKSDSRTTTNNIANNLGNWNDDDVSDIYDEELGSCEDLSEILDDRSVPKISENVIPFEGFNIDECLLDVFEEDSANRVPGIKRRLPSDENNTEEEKKLKMATQMFPETVETGAQPHVVKYDGSIIAAPTTRHTMDSSSSTHTSSSRSDSTFKQSMLESQLEDYSSDVQRKLEDGTITVSEFLNLFNIDFVIHNPRQSMLPGRSSFDTDCTLMDVMKDKLINRPKQLVYEADIKSLSEKVEGLNYRMWDLDKPLKTINQALWEEMKNSSENEIKCFGVKLKERNNYFRKMSKVRSHEMKEVLYTGVVQAITDEQEKLRGKVDESEGMIRMLDDCISDLEAELAEIEEKGTDSKPSLKSLQEELKKVNETLNDNERQISELEMQKKQASSKLNNLKADVANLERSIAILNTLNEWRLSEKTDKYAVYTFLNATLHLQLMYKGDCAAEEPEREISHINFTFLLDDKRSQSHARLVHKLLSQYIDGQTAWVKKYPTSNHVQKLLSDVSLVVSHCRLLGEEIRLLKMWGGLRLNIVDISCVDTRVHILFSSLRRCSKFEVTFSVSLDNHIYSLQVHSFNSIYGNTTIQQIETIVESFIPAKKLLTKVVKKINTDLL
- the knl1 gene encoding kinetochore scaffold 1 isoform X1; the encoded protein is MEPLDPGRNDENSGFSKRRISSILKAPRKSIKFSDPEQQENQVESAKPVEKRNSRRVSFAPANDVLLFPKDAKNTSSGRSPLQELMPTTAVPTQNRLQVSSEDGIQQIMGMETLLSAPLHASDQKEKVISNTDFGEKTVIYCVDDGIMDMTQSHTINIDVDYLVDTPQKNNFNLFQSGESTVMPSEDCGSMGMSLSHNVDMARGFDFPSSCRNTDFSLPVSSFDPTLTIFPSGLSKPTGLNVKLSDATVDTNLSQTKTQKVNVDKENHVPSSVKNTGNVRESSRGCALSQDDDVNMDMTHNRPVKGLTDDNDNPFQCLFPSQEMYSRSDRGSPESQKQASTTPGLSKSKASGHRFHRGKAEEEHTEKTVRFTADDAYMDMTQSHPVKIPTDVSAPPDFDNVRKTVTSVEKRHRHTVGLSSSANNLNSGFFASLLKPKDTSVNSGYSRIANPVLIKEPSNGDPVCPQDDLSMDMTEVQTGHIEIAGINDPLHYLRPAQEMRPQGGQNSTQQLCTERHRSSYNTGKEMLLESSFRRQMTCGSQGDCREKTLRFTDDSALMDVTQSHTVNIACVLPVQSHKNVANLPTNEERSVRFSANGATMDVTQNHTMNIATHVEPGEHHNVDIVPVGGEKTLRFTADDAAMDVTQSHTVNIDTHFEPHIKTNVDIWSTRGDKTLRFSTNDAAMNMTGSRTANFAIPVDSGASHNANFLHAGGEKTVRFTADDAAMDVTRSHTVSIDTHFEPHTKTNVDILSARGEKTLGIFEKDAAMKVAQSHTANIATYLEPAAYHNVNFVPAGGEKTVKFSADDAAMDVTRSHTVNIDTHFDPHTKTNMDILPVGGERTERFSADDAAMDMTRSHTVILDTHFKPRAQNVHCVPVGGEKTMRFSADDAAMDVTRSHTVNIDTHLEPRTNQNVDVLPTGGEKTLRFSANDAAMDVTRSHTVNIDTHFEPRSKQNVDSLPTGEERTLRVSVNDADVNVTQGHAVKICSHLEPGAHHDVNFVPVGGERTVRFTADDAAMDVTRSHTVDIDTHFKPGAQIVDCVSVGGDKTMRFTADDAAMDVTRSHTVDIDTHFKPGAQIVDCVPVGGDKTMRFSADDAAMDVTRSHTANIDTHFEPETKQNCYSLPTRGERTLRVSASNVDVNVTQGHASKIASHFEAEIDHVNCVPVGGEKTLRFSATDAAMDVTRSHTVNIDTHFEPRTKQNVDVLLTGGEKTLRFSANDADVNVTQGHAAKIASHLEPGAHHDVNFVPAGGVRTVKFTADDAAMDVIRSHTVDIDTPLKSGAQNVDCVPAGGEKIMRFSADDAAMDETQSHAVNTDTPFEPHTITNVDILPVGEKTLRFPADDAALDSQRRHTVNIAGNSFLNEAPPTQKREEMTILPRNKSLSVLGFNTGFKKTGFSWANPMITREEPSAESSFQETGDTDHFIPAQPKTPCMDNESEVQALLDSGVNEITNLQGALEGAETDVGMNLTEVQTGLIVVEKFSDEPPHSRSSTRDPDACLQETRKATSSQSNQESGLSKQDGMEISNVPDHVDSKETKIRKENELRNETSPLLTKLHSPIADDHDSPSRKSRRISLADLQKKVRRLSCMVNTTPETPAVDSCIAPTPCSDPGTDKSPKDENDLPPAVVPDVVDLGNTAAEAQDLPQEYATVETPFKLKTKELMSRLSMGGFKAKLPQRTRVDDPKKANSSHMNSERKSDSRTTTNNIANNLGNWNDDDVSDIYDEELGSCEDLSEILDDRSVPKISENVIPFEGFNIDECLLDVFEEDSANRVPGIKRRLPSDENNTEEEKKLKMATQMFPETVETGAQPHVVKYDGSIIAAPTTRHTMDSSSSTHTSSSRSDSTFKQSMLESQLEDYSSDVQRKLEDGTITVSEFLNLFNIDFVIHNPRQSMLPGRSSFDTDCTLMDVMKDKLINRPKQLVYEADIKSLSEKVEGLNYRMWDLDKPLKTINQALWEEMKNSSENEIKCFGVKLKERNNYFRKMSKVRSHEMKEVLYTGVVQAITDEQEKLRGKVDESEGMIRMLDDCISDLEAELAEIEEKGTDSKPSLKSLQEELKKVNETLNDNERQISELEMQKKQASSKLNNLKADVANLERSIAILNTLNEWRLSEKTDKYAVYTFLNATLHLQLMYKGDCAAEEPEREISHINFTFLLDDKRSQSHARLVHKLLSQYIDGQTAWVKKYPTSNHVQKLLSDVSLVVSHCRLLGEEIRLLKMWGGLRLNIVDISCVDTRVHILFSSLRRCSKFEVTFSVSLDNHIYSLQVHSFNSIYGNTTIQQIETIVESFIPAKKLLTKVVKKINTDLL
- the knl1 gene encoding kinetochore scaffold 1 isoform X3, with amino-acid sequence MEPLDPGRNDENSGFSKRRISSILKAPRKSIKFSDPEQQENQVESAKPVEKRNSRRVSFAPANDVLLFPKDAKNTSSGRSPLQELMPTTAVPTQNRLQVSSEDGIQQIMGMETLLSAPLHASDQKEKVISNTDFGEKTVIYCVDDGIMDMTQSHTINIDVDYLVDTPQKNNFNLFQSGESTVMPSEDCGSMGLSKPTGLNVKLSDATVDTNLSQTKTQKVNVDKENHVPSSVKNTGNVRESSRGCALSQDDDVNMDMTHNRPVKGLTDDNDNPFQCLFPSQEMYSRSDRGSPESQKQASTTPGLSKSKASGHRFHRGKAEEEHTEKTVRFTADDAYMDMTQSHPVKIPTDVSAPPDFDNVRKTVTSVEKRHRHTVGLSSSANNLNSGFFASLLKPKDTSVNSGYSRIANPVLIKEPSNGDPVCPQDDLSMDMTEVQTGHIEIAGINDPLHYLRPAQEMRPQGGQNSTQQLCTERHRSSYNTGKEMLLESSFRRQMTCGSQGDCREKTLRFTDDSALMDVTQSHTVNIACVLPVQSHKNVANLPTNEERSVRFSANGATMDVTQNHTMNIATHVEPGEHHNVDIVPVGGEKTLRFTADDAAMDVTQSHTVNIDTHFEPHIKTNVDIWSTRGDKTLRFSTNDAAMNMTGSRTANFAIPVDSGASHNANFLHAGGEKTVRFTADDAAMDVTRSHTVSIDTHFEPHTKTNVDILSARGEKTLGIFEKDAAMKVAQSHTANIATYLEPAAYHNVNFVPAGGEKTVKFSADDAAMDVTRSHTVNIDTHFDPHTKTNMDILPVGGERTERFSADDAAMDMTRSHTVILDTHFKPRAQNVHCVPVGGEKTMRFSADDAAMDVTRSHTVNIDTHLEPRTNQNVDVLPTGGEKTLRFSANDAAMDVTRSHTVNIDTHFEPRSKQNVDSLPTGEERTLRVSVNDADVNVTQGHAVKICSHLEPGAHHDVNFVPVGGERTVRFTADDAAMDVTRSHTVDIDTHFKPGAQIVDCVSVGGDKTMRFTADDAAMDVTRSHTVDIDTHFKPGAQIVDCVPVGGDKTMRFSADDAAMDVTRSHTANIDTHFEPETKQNCYSLPTRGERTLRVSASNVDVNVTQGHASKIASHFEAEIDHVNCVPVGGEKTLRFSATDAAMDVTRSHTVNIDTHFEPRTKQNVDVLLTGGEKTLRFSANDADVNVTQGHAAKIASHLEPGAHHDVNFVPAGGVRTVKFTADDAAMDVIRSHTVDIDTPLKSGAQNVDCVPAGGEKIMRFSADDAAMDETQSHAVNTDTPFEPHTITNVDILPVGEKTLRFPADDAALDSQRRHTVNIAGNSFLNEAPPTQKREEMTILPRNKSLSVLGFNTGFKKTGFSWANPMITREEPSAESSFQETGDTDHFIPAQPKTPCMDNESEVQALLDSGVNEITNLQGALEGAETDVGMNLTEVQTGLIVVEKFSDEPPHSRSSTRDPDACLQETRKATSSQSNQESGLSKQDGMEISNVPDHVDSKETKIRKENELRNETSPLLTKLHSPIADDHDSPSRKSRRISLADLQKKVRRLSCMVNTTPETPAVDSCIAPTPCSDPGTDKSPKDENDLPPAVVPDVVDLGNTAAEAQDLPQEYATVETPFKLKTKELMSRLSMGGFKAKLPQRTRVDDPKKANSSHMNSERKSDSRTTTNNIANNLGNWNDDDVSDIYDEELGSCEDLSEILDDRSVPKISENVIPFEGFNIDECLLDVFEEDSANRVPGIKRRLPSDENNTEEEKKLKMATQMFPETVETGAQPHVVKYDGSIIAAPTTRHTMDSSSSTHTSSSRSDSTFKQSMLESQLEDYSSDVQRKLEDGTITVSEFLNLFNIDFVIHNPRQSMLPGRSSFDTDCTLMDVMKDKLINRPKQLVYEADIKSLSEKVEGLNYRMWDLDKPLKTINQALWEEMKNSSENEIKCFGVKLKERNNYFRKMSKVRSHEMKEVLYTGVVQAITDEQEKLRGKVDESEGMIRMLDDCISDLEAELAEIEEKGTDSKPSLKSLQEELKKVNETLNDNERQISELEMQKKQASSKLNNLKADVANLERSIAILNTLNEWRLSEKTDKYAVYTFLNATLHLQLMYKGDCAAEEPEREISHINFTFLLDDKRSQSHARLVHKLLSQYIDGQTAWVKKYPTSNHVQKLLSDVSLVVSHCRLLGEEIRLLKMWGGLRLNIVDISCVDTRVHILFSSLRRCSKFEVTFSVSLDNHIYSLQVHSFNSIYGNTTIQQIETIVESFIPAKKLLTKVVKKINTDLL